The following are from one region of the Hymenobacter radiodurans genome:
- a CDS encoding RluA family pseudouridine synthase — protein sequence MKQPDFQDLILFEDDDYIVINKPPFLATLDERVGGAPNILRMARQYHSDMQACHRLDKETSGALALAKNPEAYRHLSMQFENREVKKNYHAVAWGVHHFDNKLVDRSIETTTKGKARLAYKGKAAETYFTTLETFAKHTLVQCVPITGRMHQIRLHLMYLQAPIVNDTLYGGEEFFLSSLKKKFNMKTGEEEQPFIKRFALHAAKLTFARLNGEEVTVEAPYPKDFRVLVENMRQLK from the coding sequence ATGAAGCAACCCGATTTTCAAGATCTTATCCTGTTTGAAGACGACGACTACATCGTCATCAACAAGCCGCCTTTCCTGGCTACGCTCGATGAGCGCGTGGGCGGTGCGCCCAACATTTTGCGCATGGCCCGCCAGTACCATTCCGATATGCAGGCCTGCCACCGCTTAGATAAGGAAACGTCTGGTGCCTTGGCCTTAGCCAAGAACCCGGAGGCCTACCGTCACCTCTCTATGCAGTTTGAGAATCGGGAGGTAAAAAAGAATTACCATGCCGTAGCATGGGGCGTTCATCATTTTGACAATAAGCTGGTAGACCGCAGCATCGAAACGACCACGAAGGGCAAGGCTCGCCTGGCTTACAAAGGCAAGGCCGCCGAAACCTACTTCACTACGCTCGAAACGTTTGCTAAGCATACGCTAGTCCAGTGCGTGCCTATCACTGGCCGTATGCACCAAATACGTTTGCACCTGATGTACCTGCAGGCGCCCATTGTAAACGACACGCTGTACGGAGGAGAAGAATTCTTTTTGTCTTCGCTGAAAAAGAAGTTTAATATGAAGACTGGCGAAGAGGAACAGCCTTTCATCAAGCGATTCGCCTTGCATGCAGCCAAACTCACGTTTGCTCGCCTCAATGGAGAAGAGGTGACCGTGGAAGCACCATACCCAAAGGATTTTCGGGTATTGGTGGAAAATATGCGGCAACTCAAATAG